One Beggiatoa leptomitoformis DNA segment encodes these proteins:
- the alaC gene encoding alanine transaminase: MNTDFPRIKRLPPYVFGIVNELKAQARARGEDIIDFGMGNPDQPTPKHIVDKLVEAAQRKDTHRYSMSRGIPRLRRAIVRWYAQRYDVTLDAETEAIVTIGSKEGLAHLALATLGPGDSVLVPNPAYPIHPYGFVIAGADIRHVPLIPGVDFFAELSRAIVDSWPRPKMLVISFPANPTTQCVELDFFQKVIDIAREHQIWVIHDLAYADIVFDGYTAPSILQIPGAKDIAVESFSMSKSYNMPGWRVGFMCGNPVLIAALAKMKSYLDYGTFTPIQVAAITALEESQECVTQIRDMYLERRDVLCDGLNNIDWEVTRPKGSMFVWAKIPEPYQAMGSLEFTKKLISDAHVAVSPGVGFGSYGDDHVRFALIENPHRSRQAIRGIRDMFRKDGLL; encoded by the coding sequence TTGAATACTGATTTTCCTCGTATCAAACGCCTCCCCCCTTATGTCTTTGGCATCGTTAACGAACTCAAGGCACAGGCACGAGCGCGGGGGGAAGATATTATCGATTTTGGAATGGGTAATCCAGACCAGCCTACACCCAAACATATAGTCGATAAATTGGTTGAAGCCGCACAGCGTAAAGATACGCACCGTTATTCTATGTCTCGCGGTATTCCCCGTTTGCGCCGTGCAATCGTGCGCTGGTATGCGCAACGTTATGATGTCACTTTAGATGCTGAAACAGAGGCTATTGTCACCATAGGCTCTAAAGAAGGTTTAGCACATCTCGCCCTAGCAACCTTAGGGCCGGGGGATTCGGTGCTTGTGCCTAATCCTGCTTATCCCATTCATCCTTATGGTTTTGTCATTGCTGGGGCTGATATTCGTCATGTGCCTTTAATCCCCGGTGTGGATTTTTTTGCCGAGTTGTCGCGTGCAATTGTCGATTCGTGGCCACGCCCAAAAATGTTGGTGATTAGTTTTCCCGCTAACCCGACAACGCAATGTGTCGAATTAGATTTCTTTCAGAAGGTCATTGATATTGCCCGCGAACATCAAATATGGGTAATTCATGACTTAGCGTATGCTGATATTGTATTCGATGGCTATACCGCGCCCTCAATTTTACAAATTCCGGGGGCTAAAGATATTGCAGTCGAGTCTTTTTCTATGTCTAAAAGCTATAACATGCCCGGTTGGCGTGTTGGCTTTATGTGCGGTAATCCTGTTTTAATTGCGGCACTGGCAAAAATGAAGTCATATTTGGATTATGGAACGTTTACCCCGATTCAGGTAGCGGCGATTACTGCATTAGAAGAATCGCAAGAATGCGTGACGCAAATTCGGGATATGTATTTAGAACGGCGTGATGTGTTGTGCGACGGCTTAAATAACATTGATTGGGAAGTGACACGCCCTAAAGGCAGCATGTTTGTGTGGGCAAAAATTCCTGAACCTTATCAAGCAATGGGCTCATTAGAGTTTACGAAAAAACTCATTAGCGACGCACATGTTGCGGTTTCTCCCGGTGTTGGTTTTGGCAGTTATGGGGATGACCATGTTCGTTTTGCATTGATTGAAAACCCGCATCGTAGTCGTCAGGCAATACGCGGTATTCGTGATATGTTCCGTAAAGATGGTTTGCTGTAG
- a CDS encoding TraB/GumN family protein: protein MKNFSRYFFITLLLFSITLALPAVARQQTTVTDKGLLWKIQKKGVQTAYLFGTIHSEDARVLALSDAVKQALNNANIAVFELELGLSTVYQSVSAMYLEEGKTLDKVLNAEDYKAIIQSLAEKGYPEVTVKTMKPWAIMVFLSAPKPETGQFLDMVLYQKALKQGKKIIGLETADEQLSIFESMPLADQVTLLKDTLAHFDEIDGMLETMYKHYLARDLQGLFDFQETYIREKTDNPELEQALMVKMLDDRNIRMVERIVPILQKGKAFIAVGALHLAGKKGIIQQLRQQGYTVTAVW from the coding sequence ATGAAAAATTTTTCCCGCTATTTTTTCATCACCTTGCTGTTATTCAGTATCACACTTGCATTGCCTGCTGTTGCTCGCCAACAAACGACAGTCACGGACAAAGGCTTATTGTGGAAAATACAGAAAAAAGGCGTACAAACGGCTTATTTATTTGGCACTATTCATTCAGAAGATGCGCGAGTATTAGCGTTATCTGATGCCGTGAAGCAAGCCTTAAATAATGCCAATATTGCTGTTTTTGAGTTGGAATTAGGGCTATCAACGGTTTATCAAAGTGTCAGTGCTATGTATCTTGAAGAGGGCAAAACCTTGGATAAGGTATTAAACGCAGAAGATTACAAAGCCATTATTCAATCCCTTGCAGAAAAAGGCTATCCCGAAGTGACTGTAAAAACCATGAAACCATGGGCAATTATGGTTTTTCTCAGTGCGCCTAAACCAGAAACGGGACAATTTTTAGACATGGTGTTGTACCAAAAAGCCTTAAAGCAAGGTAAAAAAATCATTGGATTAGAAACAGCCGATGAACAGTTAAGCATTTTCGAATCCATGCCATTGGCTGACCAAGTGACTTTATTAAAAGATACACTCGCCCATTTTGATGAAATTGATGGCATGTTAGAAACGATGTACAAACACTATTTAGCACGTGATTTACAAGGGTTATTTGATTTTCAAGAAACTTACATCCGCGAAAAAACCGACAATCCTGAATTGGAACAAGCCTTGATGGTAAAAATGTTAGATGACCGTAATATACGAATGGTGGAGCGGATAGTGCCGATTTTACAAAAAGGCAAGGCATTTATTGCGGTGGGCGCGTTACATCTAGCGGGTAAGAAAGGGATTATTCAACAACTACGTCAACAAGGCTATACCGTTACTGCTGTTTGGTAA
- a CDS encoding OmpA family protein, with product MCKRWCVVLWMCLSLNAFALQAADEDYPPPPTGITWGWQNNVTFPLNSAKLQKVALPVLDNLVYTLRQYPSVNLLITGRADNTGEENYNSQLSRKRATVVEQYLIKQGVNPSQLSKQEIGEQRPVASDACAEDRQRNRRVDLAFFPQGYLPDYVKPFQGDTKPQAGECEEVKEMERFIHSH from the coding sequence ATGTGTAAACGGTGGTGTGTTGTATTGTGGATGTGCTTAAGTTTAAATGCTTTCGCACTGCAAGCGGCTGATGAAGATTATCCCCCTCCCCCAACGGGTATAACGTGGGGTTGGCAAAATAATGTCACTTTTCCCTTAAACAGTGCCAAACTCCAAAAAGTAGCATTGCCTGTTTTGGATAATTTGGTTTATACATTGCGCCAATACCCGTCGGTTAATCTCTTAATCACAGGACGAGCAGACAATACAGGCGAGGAAAATTATAATTCACAACTCAGCCGTAAACGCGCAACCGTTGTTGAACAATATCTTATTAAACAAGGTGTAAATCCTAGCCAACTGAGTAAACAAGAGATTGGAGAACAACGCCCCGTTGCTTCTGACGCGTGTGCAGAAGACCGACAACGTAATCGGCGGGTGGATTTGGCTTTTTTCCCACAAGGCTATTTACCTGATTATGTTAAGCCTTTTCAGGGAGATACCAAGCCACAAGCGGGCGAGTGTGAGGAAGTAAAAGAAATGGAACGCTTTATTCATTCACACTAA
- a CDS encoding bactofilin family protein, translated as MLWGKKKKKVTRIDSLIGQGTEIHGHVVFAGGLHIDGTIKGNITAKDESSSVLTLSEQGSIKGEVRVPNVILNGVVMGDVYASEHIELALNARVTGNVYYNLIEMAMGAEVNGSLVHHTDKKQPLSIKHDKDKKVANMAMPIAPEMNDKDE; from the coding sequence ATGTTGTGGGGTAAGAAGAAGAAAAAAGTAACACGGATTGATTCATTGATTGGGCAGGGAACTGAGATTCATGGTCATGTCGTGTTTGCAGGTGGCTTGCATATTGATGGCACGATTAAAGGGAATATCACGGCAAAAGATGAGTCTAGCTCGGTATTAACATTAAGCGAACAGGGGTCTATCAAAGGGGAAGTGCGTGTACCTAATGTGATTCTTAATGGCGTGGTGATGGGCGATGTTTATGCGTCTGAACATATCGAGCTTGCGCTCAATGCACGTGTAACGGGGAATGTTTACTATAATCTGATAGAAATGGCGATGGGTGCTGAGGTAAATGGCAGTCTGGTGCATCATACAGATAAAAAGCAGCCTTTATCGATTAAACATGATAAAGATAAGAAGGTCGCCAATATGGCAATGCCCATCGCACCCGAGATGAATGATAAGGATGAATAA
- the argC gene encoding N-acetyl-gamma-glutamyl-phosphate reductase: protein MIKVGIVGGTGYTGVELLRLLAMHSEVRVQMVTSRGEAGIKVADMFPNLRGFIDLPFTEPEPEQLAKCDVVFFATPNGTAMQSVPDLLKMGVRVIDLAADFRLKETATWEEWYKVKHACPDLLTDAVYGLPEVNRTAIATARLVANPGCYATAVQLGFIPLLEAGVVDPKSLIADVKSGVSGAGRKAEVGTLMGETGESFKAYNVAGHRHLPEIIQGLNPLSPVPVQLTFVPHLLPMIRGIHATLYATLYEDSALHLQNIFEQRYKDEPFVDVLPAGSHPETRSVRGANVCRIAVHRPQGGNVVVVLAVIDNLVKGAAGQAVQNMNIMCGLAESTGLKIVGLLP from the coding sequence ATGATTAAAGTAGGCATTGTTGGCGGTACAGGTTATACAGGCGTGGAGTTATTGCGGTTATTAGCGATGCATTCCGAAGTGCGCGTGCAGATGGTTACGTCGCGCGGTGAGGCAGGGATAAAAGTCGCGGATATGTTCCCAAATTTGCGGGGGTTTATCGATTTGCCTTTTACCGAGCCTGAGCCTGAGCAATTAGCTAAATGTGATGTGGTGTTTTTTGCAACGCCTAACGGAACGGCAATGCAAAGTGTGCCTGATTTATTAAAAATGGGCGTGCGCGTTATTGATTTAGCCGCCGATTTTCGCTTGAAAGAGACGGCAACATGGGAAGAATGGTATAAGGTTAAACATGCTTGTCCTGATTTATTAACCGATGCAGTTTATGGATTACCTGAGGTTAATCGCACGGCAATTGCTACGGCGCGTTTAGTTGCAAATCCGGGCTGTTATGCAACGGCTGTGCAGTTAGGATTTATTCCGTTGCTTGAGGCGGGTGTTGTTGACCCAAAAAGTTTAATTGCTGATGTAAAGTCTGGCGTGAGTGGCGCGGGGCGTAAAGCAGAAGTGGGAACGCTAATGGGGGAAACGGGTGAGAGCTTTAAAGCCTATAATGTGGCAGGACATCGGCATTTACCCGAGATTATTCAGGGTTTAAATCCTTTATCACCTGTGCCTGTGCAATTAACCTTTGTGCCACATTTGTTGCCGATGATTCGCGGTATTCATGCAACCTTATACGCAACTTTGTATGAAGATAGTGCGTTACATTTGCAAAATATTTTTGAACAACGTTATAAAGATGAACCGTTTGTTGATGTTTTACCTGCAGGCTCACATCCTGAAACGCGCAGTGTACGGGGCGCGAATGTTTGTCGAATTGCTGTACATCGCCCACAGGGTGGTAATGTGGTGGTGGTGTTGGCAGTCATTGATAATTTGGTGAAAGGGGCAGCAGGGCAGGCAGTGCAGAATATGAATATTATGTGTGGATTAGCGGAATCGACGGGGTTAAAAATCGTTGGTTTATTACCATAA
- the htpG gene encoding molecular chaperone HtpG, with the protein MVVDNHKETLGFQAEVKQLLDLMIHALYSNKEIFLRELVSNASDAADKLRFEALSDDGLYEGDSQLKIWVEVNQDARTISIRDNGIGMSREEVIENIGTIAKSGTRQFFKALTGDQAKDAQLIGQFGVGFYSSFIIADKVTLTTRRAGLTAEHGVRWESAGDGEYTIETVDKAQRGTEITLHLRDDEDEFLQEYRIKSIIKKYSDHITLPIIMPTVSTDENDENLKVIKDEVVNSATALWVRNKADVTEEEYNEFYKHVAHDFEPPLLTIHNKVEGTMEYNLLAFIPGRAPFDLWDRNTRRGMKLYVRRIFIMDDSEQLLPPYLRFVRGVVDSSDLPLNVSREILQQNKQIESIRSGTVKKILGALENLANNEPEKYATFWREFGKVLKEGIVDDHSNREKVAKLLRFSTTHDDNNQPAISLEQYIGRMKEGQEKIYYITAETFAAAKSSPHLEIFRKKGIEVVLLSEPIDEWLVMHLTEFEGKSLQSITKGSLDLGQLEDQAEKDQVEKANTEKKPLLERIQKVLVGKVKEVRTTYRLTNSPACLVADEQGMDASLERLLKAAGQSISSSKPIIEINPTHPLILAMEREQDENRFGDWALILFDQALLSEGGQLEDPASFISRLNQMLIQLSKAA; encoded by the coding sequence ATGGTGGTCGATAACCATAAAGAAACACTAGGTTTTCAAGCAGAAGTTAAACAACTGCTTGATTTAATGATTCATGCTTTATACAGCAACAAAGAAATTTTCTTACGCGAATTGGTTTCTAATGCCTCTGACGCGGCAGATAAATTACGCTTTGAAGCCCTTTCTGACGACGGATTGTATGAAGGCGATAGTCAATTAAAAATCTGGGTTGAAGTCAATCAAGATGCGCGGACAATTAGCATTCGTGACAACGGTATTGGTATGTCACGGGAAGAAGTGATTGAAAATATTGGAACGATTGCCAAATCAGGGACACGTCAATTCTTCAAAGCCTTAACAGGCGACCAAGCCAAAGATGCGCAACTAATCGGTCAATTTGGGGTTGGTTTCTACTCGTCTTTCATTATCGCTGATAAAGTTACTTTAACCACCCGTCGTGCAGGGCTAACCGCTGAACATGGTGTGCGTTGGGAATCTGCGGGTGATGGCGAATATACCATTGAAACAGTTGATAAAGCGCAACGTGGAACAGAAATAACCCTCCATTTACGTGATGATGAAGACGAATTTTTACAAGAATATCGCATAAAAAGCATCATCAAAAAATATTCTGACCATATCACCTTACCCATCATCATGCCCACCGTTAGCACGGATGAAAATGATGAAAACCTTAAGGTTATTAAAGACGAAGTTGTCAACAGTGCAACCGCTTTATGGGTGCGCAATAAAGCCGATGTGACAGAGGAAGAGTATAACGAGTTTTACAAACATGTTGCCCACGATTTTGAACCCCCGTTACTGACGATTCATAACAAAGTCGAAGGGACGATGGAATACAACCTGCTCGCGTTTATTCCCGGTCGCGCCCCCTTTGATTTGTGGGATAGAAATACACGGCGTGGAATGAAACTTTATGTCCGCCGTATTTTTATTATGGATGACAGCGAACAATTATTACCGCCTTATCTGCGTTTTGTGCGTGGTGTGGTGGACAGTAGCGATTTACCGTTAAATGTCTCACGCGAAATTCTGCAACAGAATAAACAGATTGAATCAATTCGTTCTGGCACAGTAAAGAAAATTCTTGGTGCGTTAGAAAATTTGGCAAATAACGAACCCGAAAAATACGCAACCTTTTGGCGTGAGTTTGGCAAGGTTTTAAAAGAAGGCATTGTCGACGACCACAGCAACCGCGAAAAAGTCGCTAAATTGTTACGCTTCTCCACCACGCATGATGACAATAATCAACCAGCTATTTCGTTAGAACAATATATTGGGCGGATGAAAGAAGGGCAGGAAAAGATTTATTACATCACTGCCGAAACTTTCGCGGCGGCAAAAAGTAGCCCTCATTTAGAAATTTTCCGCAAGAAAGGCATTGAAGTGGTGTTGCTATCCGAACCGATTGACGAATGGTTAGTGATGCACTTAACTGAGTTTGAAGGTAAGTCTTTACAATCCATTACAAAAGGCTCGTTAGATTTAGGTCAGTTAGAAGACCAAGCGGAAAAAGACCAAGTTGAAAAAGCCAATACGGAAAAGAAACCGTTATTAGAGCGCATTCAAAAAGTATTAGTCGGTAAAGTCAAAGAAGTACGGACAACCTATCGTTTAACCAATTCGCCCGCCTGTTTAGTCGCCGATGAACAGGGAATGGATGCGAGTTTAGAACGCTTATTAAAAGCGGCAGGGCAGAGTATCAGCAGTAGCAAACCAATTATTGAAATTAATCCGACACATCCGCTCATTTTAGCGATGGAACGGGAACAAGACGAGAATCGTTTTGGTGATTGGGCATTAATTCTGTTTGACCAAGCCTTGTTAAGTGAAGGGGGACAATTAGAAGACCCCGCCAGTTTTATCAGTCGTTTAAATCAGATGTTGATACAACTGAGTAAAGCGGCATAA